The genomic window AATTTTTAAACATGACGGGAAGTTCTCTTTACTCACTACCCAACTGTGGTAACGGCCAACATTTATAGTTTGTGGACATTCCCAGAACAAAGGCTCATCGCCATCTACAACAGTTACCGGTGTCGCAATTCCGTGCATTGGTCTGCCCAGGTTCAATAAAGTACCCCCAAAAACTTCAGCTATGGCTTGCTGGCCTAAACATACCCCAAAGATACTCTTCGTTGGTGCATAAGTTTTAATTACATCCAACAACAAGCCTGCCTCTTCCGGAATGCCTGGCCCTGGGGAAAGTAATATTTTATCATACTTATCTACATCAGCCAGATCGAATTTATCATTTCTCCAAACCTCTGCTTCATAACCAACTTCGTTAATTAAATGCACAAGATTGTAG from Flavobacterium sp. W4I14 includes these protein-coding regions:
- a CDS encoding anthranilate synthase component 2 (product_source=KO:K01658; cath_funfam=3.40.50.880; cog=COG0512; ko=KO:K01658; pfam=PF00117; superfamily=52317; tigrfam=TIGR00566), encoding MENIDKKTVLVIDNYDSFTYNLVHLINEVGYEAEVWRNDKFDLADVDKYDKILLSPGPGIPEEAGLLLDVIKTYAPTKSIFGVCLGQQAIAEVFGGTLLNLGRPMHGIATPVTVVDGDEPLFWECPQTINVGRYHSWVVSKENFPSCLKITARDHKNEIMALRHETLDVRGVQFHPESVLTEYGKQMMENWLTTP